A genomic region of Coleofasciculus sp. FACHB-1120 contains the following coding sequences:
- a CDS encoding histidine kinase: MSNNKIKEQITTDLHQAKETGQLRAERIREIVQSAVSQVGSEFKEGSTELRSIVKDAVSVVLENLQEKGGELKEEVAATIEGAVEGFSHIRHRNIAKTQAEVKQLQAQLDNEENELQQEIDKLLVDIEESGKDTSPSTKTALESAINNLKNSDEVASLKERYAQLQAQLAILRANLAARYGGRAEDVKGYLDEAKHWYDRSRPQAEVMVQQVEEKRSQVEEKLGDAGVAIAKKERQVRQILSELLRTAADAIREKEPVSKSGTPKDSHH, translated from the coding sequence ATGTCTAATAATAAAATCAAAGAACAAATTACAACGGATCTCCATCAAGCCAAAGAAACCGGACAGCTAAGAGCCGAGCGAATTCGAGAAATTGTTCAATCTGCTGTATCTCAGGTGGGTTCGGAGTTTAAGGAAGGTTCCACCGAACTTCGCTCAATTGTTAAAGATGCGGTTTCCGTTGTTCTGGAAAACTTGCAGGAAAAAGGTGGCGAACTGAAAGAAGAAGTCGCGGCTACCATTGAGGGAGCGGTTGAAGGCTTTAGCCATATCAGACATCGAAATATTGCGAAAACGCAAGCAGAGGTTAAACAGCTACAGGCTCAACTGGACAACGAAGAAAATGAACTCCAGCAAGAGATTGATAAACTGCTAGTAGACATCGAAGAATCTGGTAAAGATACCTCGCCTTCTACCAAAACTGCCCTGGAATCTGCAATTAATAACCTTAAAAACAGTGACGAAGTCGCATCGCTGAAAGAGCGTTATGCTCAACTGCAAGCTCAACTAGCGATTCTCCGAGCGAATTTAGCTGCACGTTACGGGGGACGCGCCGAGGATGTGAAAGGGTACCTGGATGAAGCGAAGCACTGGTACGACCGTTCTCGACCTCAAGCTGAAGTAATGGTTCAGCAGGTAGAAGAAAAGCGATCGCAGGTTGAAGAAAAACTGGGTGATGCTGGGGTAGCGATCGCTAAAAAAGAACGTCAGGTACGGCAAATCTTAAGTGAGTTGTTACGAACAGCAGCAGATGCGATCCGAGAAAAGGAACCTGTCAGTAAATCAGGCACTCCTAAAGATTCCCACCATTAA
- a CDS encoding iron uptake porin: MDTKDFLFLFGVSALFLSKPAIATNPTDGLIPLGDSEVTEENERRITPLVSPQNSVTSIPESSPEQSSPDFSSSLTPKSTLVQPIGIADNPRVTASSISSGAEEIHPEEIHAEEIYAEEIVQTTSEDAIAPNAIAPVSPDLLTQNQVEPEPGSPENSMEQVTPVFQLSDVQLSDWAYQALRSLVERYGAISGYPDGTFRGNRALSRYEFAAGLNAALEKIREIKASGLIDKVRKEDLETLQKLQTDFATELATLRGRIDNLEARTAHLEAHQFSTTTVLGGEVILGLQTAFGGDPPGRGESNTVLTHLTQLQLLSSFTGKDVLRLGLATGNFANRGFTNVESLNTNMALLSYQADLDNQLELNSLEYRFSGFGDRIVFTLKPVGFSLSSVLSINTPYSDAGQGAISRFAGGNPVFKIGNLDAGLGFDWLLSNKVRLQFAYGTRNANNGEEGLLSSDHSALGVQLLLKPSSSIITGLAYVNAYSSDGRLDTFTGSNNADVSGGFNEPSQIHAVSATFQWRLNPNITFGTWGGAILTNSLNSDALALTTTYLFSLGFSDLFGRQGDLLAFLVGQPPRLNAGLLIEDVDDGNSLHYEVFYRFRVSDNLSITPAFFMVTDPGHISRNNDIFVGAIRTTLSF; the protein is encoded by the coding sequence GTGGACACTAAAGATTTTTTATTCTTATTCGGAGTATCAGCTTTATTTTTATCTAAACCAGCGATCGCTACAAATCCGACTGATGGACTCATCCCACTCGGAGATTCTGAAGTAACCGAGGAAAATGAGCGGCGGATTACGCCCTTAGTCTCCCCACAGAATAGTGTAACTAGCATTCCAGAAAGCTCTCCAGAACAGTCTTCGCCCGATTTTTCCTCATCCCTAACGCCTAAAAGCACACTTGTTCAACCGATTGGGATTGCAGACAATCCTCGTGTAACTGCAAGCTCAATTTCATCTGGTGCTGAAGAAATACACCCTGAGGAAATACACGCTGAGGAAATATACGCTGAGGAGATTGTGCAGACGACTTCAGAAGACGCGATCGCGCCGAATGCGATCGCTCCAGTCTCACCCGATCTTCTCACTCAGAATCAGGTAGAACCGGAACCTGGTTCGCCTGAAAACAGTATGGAGCAGGTGACACCCGTATTTCAACTGTCGGATGTGCAGCTGAGTGACTGGGCGTATCAGGCATTGCGATCGCTTGTAGAACGTTACGGCGCAATTTCTGGTTATCCAGATGGAACTTTTAGAGGAAATCGTGCCTTAAGCCGCTACGAATTTGCGGCTGGATTGAATGCAGCCTTGGAAAAAATTCGAGAAATAAAGGCTTCTGGGTTAATTGATAAAGTCCGTAAAGAAGACTTAGAAACCTTGCAAAAACTTCAAACAGATTTTGCGACCGAACTGGCTACTTTGCGAGGTCGTATCGATAATCTCGAAGCTCGGACGGCTCATTTAGAAGCGCACCAGTTTTCTACAACTACAGTCTTGGGAGGAGAAGTCATCTTAGGATTGCAAACAGCTTTTGGAGGCGACCCTCCTGGAAGAGGAGAAAGTAACACCGTTCTCACTCATCTGACGCAATTGCAACTCCTTTCTTCTTTTACAGGTAAAGATGTCCTGCGATTAGGACTTGCAACGGGTAATTTTGCGAATCGCGGCTTTACAAATGTTGAGTCGCTCAATACCAATATGGCTCTGCTTTCTTATCAAGCCGATTTGGACAATCAACTTGAGCTGAATTCGCTGGAATATCGATTTTCTGGTTTTGGCGATCGCATTGTTTTCACTCTCAAACCTGTCGGCTTTAGCTTAAGCAGTGTTCTGAGCATTAATACTCCTTATTCTGATGCTGGACAGGGAGCCATTTCGCGTTTTGCGGGCGGAAATCCCGTGTTTAAAATTGGGAATTTGGATGCTGGATTAGGTTTTGATTGGTTGCTTTCAAATAAAGTTCGCTTACAATTTGCTTATGGAACGAGGAATGCGAATAATGGTGAAGAAGGTTTATTGAGTTCGGATCATAGTGCTTTGGGAGTGCAGCTTTTACTTAAACCCAGCTCCAGCATCATCACTGGTTTAGCTTATGTAAATGCTTATTCTAGCGATGGTCGATTAGATACTTTTACAGGTAGCAATAATGCAGATGTTTCGGGGGGTTTTAATGAGCCTTCCCAAATTCATGCTGTCAGCGCTACTTTCCAATGGCGATTGAATCCTAACATTACGTTTGGGACTTGGGGCGGTGCCATTTTAACCAATTCTCTGAACTCCGATGCTCTGGCTTTAACCACCACTTACCTTTTTTCTTTAGGTTTCTCCGATCTATTTGGCAGACAAGGAGATTTGCTTGCTTTCCTAGTGGGTCAACCGCCGCGGTTAAATGCAGGTCTTCTAATTGAAGATGTGGATGATGGAAATTCCTTGCATTACGAGGTTTTTTATCGCTTTCGCGTCAGCGATAATCTATCGATAACTCCAGCTTTTTTTATGGTTACTGATCCTGGACATATTTCCAGGAATAACGATATTTTTGTAGGAGCAATTCGGACTACTTTGAGCTTTTAG
- a CDS encoding M3 family metallopeptidase, with the protein MSANAIITDNPLLIGKGLPPFDAIKPEHVVPAMTQLLAELEQELATLETQVEPTWSGLVDPLQQLVERLTWSWGIVGHLMAVKNSPEIREAHETVQPKVVQFSNQLNQSKPLYEAFKALQNSNAWDSLEPAQKRIVESAIKDAELSGVGLEGEKRDRFNAIQLELAELSTKFSNHVLDATKAFSLTLTNKDEVDGLPPSLVSLAAQTARAAGEENATPENGPWRITLDFPSFGPFLQHSTRRDLREKLYKAYVSRASSGELDNTPLIERILELRQEKARLLGFDSFAELSLARKMAPSVEAVEALLDELRGASYDAAKKELEELKAYAASKGAAESTDLKHWDISFWSERQREEKFAFSAEELRPYFPLPQVLDGLFSLVKRLFGVTVTAADGQAPVWNEDVRYFQIADETGNAIAYFYLDPFSRPAEKRGGAWMDECLVRAKIIEAGTPTTRLPVAYLVCNQTPPVDGKPSLMTFGEVETLFHEFGHGLQHMLTKVDYPGAAGINNVEWDAVELPSQFMENWCYDRPTLMGMAKHYETGETLPEHYYQKLLAARNYMSGTGTLRQLHFSLVDIELHHRYQPGGNESVADVRNRIAKTTTILSPLPEDAFLCGFGHIFAGGYAAGYYSYKWAEVLSADAFAAFEDAGLEDETAVASTGKRFRDTVLALGGSLHPMEVFKSFRGREPSTEPLLRHSGLAVASR; encoded by the coding sequence ATGAGTGCAAACGCCATTATTACTGATAACCCGTTACTCATCGGCAAAGGGCTGCCCCCATTTGATGCCATCAAGCCGGAACACGTCGTTCCGGCGATGACGCAGCTACTGGCTGAACTAGAACAGGAACTTGCCACCCTAGAAACCCAGGTAGAACCGACTTGGAGCGGTTTAGTCGATCCACTCCAACAACTGGTAGAACGCTTAACCTGGAGTTGGGGGATTGTCGGTCATTTGATGGCTGTGAAGAATAGCCCCGAAATCCGCGAAGCGCACGAAACCGTGCAGCCAAAAGTGGTGCAGTTTTCCAACCAGCTGAACCAAAGTAAGCCGCTGTATGAAGCATTTAAAGCGCTGCAAAATAGTAACGCTTGGGATAGCCTAGAACCAGCCCAAAAGCGGATTGTAGAATCAGCAATCAAAGATGCCGAACTTTCCGGTGTTGGGTTGGAAGGAGAAAAGCGCGATCGCTTCAACGCGATTCAACTCGAATTAGCAGAACTTTCCACTAAGTTCTCGAACCACGTCCTCGACGCCACCAAAGCATTTAGCTTAACCCTCACTAACAAAGACGAAGTTGACGGCTTACCGCCCAGTTTAGTGAGTCTAGCCGCTCAAACTGCCCGTGCTGCTGGCGAAGAAAATGCCACCCCTGAAAATGGCCCTTGGCGCATCACCCTGGATTTTCCCAGCTTTGGCCCTTTCTTGCAGCACAGCACCCGTCGGGACTTGCGCGAAAAGCTTTATAAAGCCTATGTCAGCCGTGCATCGAGTGGCGAGTTAGATAACACCCCACTCATTGAGCGCATATTGGAACTGCGCCAAGAAAAGGCAAGGCTACTCGGTTTTGACAGTTTTGCCGAGTTAAGCCTAGCCCGAAAAATGGCTCCTAGCGTTGAAGCAGTTGAGGCGTTACTAGATGAACTGCGCGGCGCTAGTTATGATGCGGCTAAGAAGGAATTAGAAGAATTAAAAGCGTATGCTGCAAGTAAAGGAGCCGCAGAAAGCACCGACTTGAAGCACTGGGATATCAGTTTTTGGTCGGAACGCCAGCGGGAAGAAAAGTTCGCCTTCAGTGCAGAAGAGTTACGCCCTTACTTCCCCCTACCACAAGTGCTAGATGGGCTATTCAGCCTCGTCAAGCGGTTATTTGGCGTTACCGTCACGGCGGCTGATGGTCAAGCCCCAGTGTGGAATGAGGATGTGCGTTACTTCCAGATTGCCGATGAAACAGGGAATGCGATCGCATACTTCTATTTAGATCCTTTTAGCCGTCCAGCCGAAAAGCGCGGCGGCGCTTGGATGGATGAGTGCCTCGTCCGTGCCAAAATTATCGAAGCTGGCACCCCCACCACCCGCTTACCCGTTGCTTATTTGGTCTGCAACCAAACCCCCCCAGTCGATGGCAAACCCAGCTTGATGACCTTTGGTGAGGTTGAAACCTTATTCCACGAGTTCGGTCACGGCTTGCAACATATGCTGACCAAGGTGGATTATCCTGGTGCGGCAGGCATCAATAATGTGGAATGGGATGCGGTAGAATTACCCAGCCAGTTCATGGAAAACTGGTGCTATGACCGACCCACATTAATGGGAATGGCGAAGCACTACGAAACTGGGGAAACCTTACCAGAGCATTATTACCAAAAGCTTTTGGCAGCACGCAACTACATGAGCGGGACTGGCACCCTGCGGCAATTGCACTTTAGCTTAGTGGATATCGAACTGCACCATCGCTATCAACCGGGTGGGAATGAAAGTGTGGCTGATGTGCGAAACCGCATTGCCAAAACCACGACAATTTTGTCTCCTCTGCCAGAAGATGCCTTTTTATGCGGGTTTGGACATATCTTTGCGGGCGGCTATGCAGCGGGTTATTACAGCTACAAGTGGGCTGAAGTTCTCAGTGCTGATGCCTTTGCCGCTTTTGAAGACGCTGGCTTAGAAGATGAGACGGCTGTAGCTTCTACAGGTAAGCGCTTCCGCGACACCGTGTTGGCGTTGGGTGGTAGCTTGCACCCAATGGAAGTGTTCAAGTCCTTCCGAGGACGCGAACCGAGTACGGAGCCTTTACTGCGTCATAGCGGCTTAGCCGTGGCATCGCGTTAA
- a CDS encoding phage holin family protein, with protein MMGTFFTWLATALSLLIVDLVVPGVDIATFPAALIAAVAIGLVNASVKPTLSFLSMPLNFVSLGTFSLVVNGICFWLASILVPGFAMRGILAFLLAPVVLSFANTFISKYFAERNLGVLTGSSSELKTN; from the coding sequence ATGATGGGAACATTTTTTACTTGGCTAGCTACGGCTCTTAGCCTGCTGATTGTTGATTTAGTTGTCCCAGGCGTTGATATTGCTACATTTCCCGCTGCTTTAATTGCTGCTGTGGCGATTGGACTCGTCAATGCCTCAGTTAAGCCAACTCTATCTTTCCTATCTATGCCGCTGAACTTTGTCAGCTTAGGAACGTTTTCGCTCGTCGTTAACGGGATCTGTTTTTGGCTAGCTTCAATTTTGGTTCCAGGATTTGCAATGCGGGGAATTCTAGCTTTTCTGTTGGCACCCGTTGTCCTGTCTTTTGCGAATACTTTCATCAGCAAATACTTTGCTGAGAGAAATCTAGGTGTACTAACCGGCAGCAGCAGTGAGTTAAAAACGAACTAA
- a CDS encoding YqaE/Pmp3 family membrane protein — protein sequence MKLARILAGILVPPLGIFLTVGVGPTLFINILLTVLGWVPGSIHALWVIVKHDERMDREGVY from the coding sequence ATGAAATTAGCCCGAATTCTTGCTGGTATTCTCGTGCCTCCTTTAGGGATCTTTCTAACCGTTGGTGTGGGTCCAACTTTATTCATTAACATTTTGCTCACGGTTCTGGGTTGGGTTCCCGGCAGTATTCATGCACTTTGGGTAATCGTGAAGCACGATGAAAGAATGGATAGAGAAGGCGTATACTAA
- the petJ gene encoding cytochrome c6 PetJ, which produces MRKLLTVLLLTFTVLIAFSVPALAADTANGAKIFSVQCAGCHLNGGNIIRRGKNLKLKALKRNDMDNVDAIASIVANGKNNMSAYKDRLSEQEIQAVSAYVLEQAEKDWRS; this is translated from the coding sequence TTGAGGAAGCTATTAACCGTCTTACTTCTAACTTTCACCGTGCTAATTGCCTTTAGCGTTCCAGCTTTAGCCGCAGATACTGCTAACGGTGCCAAAATCTTTAGCGTCCAGTGTGCAGGCTGTCATCTCAACGGCGGCAATATTATCAGACGCGGGAAGAATCTGAAACTCAAGGCATTAAAACGAAATGACATGGATAACGTGGATGCGATCGCGTCCATCGTCGCCAACGGCAAAAACAATATGTCCGCCTACAAAGACCGCCTCAGTGAACAAGAAATCCAAGCTGTTTCCGCTTACGTGTTAGAACAAGCTGAAAAAGACTGGCGCTCTTAA
- a CDS encoding aldo/keto reductase translates to MNLPESSRLQFTPDLNICRVLNGMWQVSGAHGRIDSKAAIQNMFDYMDAGFTTWDLADHYGPAEDFIGEFRRQLVASRGEEALSNLQAFTKWVPRPTKMTRKLVEDNINISLRRMGVDSLDLMQFHWWDYRDKNYLDALKYMAELQEEGKIKHLALTNFDTERLKIITEAGIKIVSNQVQFSLIDQRPLVNMVQFCQENNIKLFAYGTLCGGLLSEKYLGQPEPRAGELKTASLRKYKNMVDAWGGWSLFQELLAVLKEIAHKHGVNISNVAVRYILEQPAVAGAIVGARLGVSEHIEDNARVFDLILDAEDDRRMNAIAQQSRDLYQVIGDCGDEYRR, encoded by the coding sequence ATGAACTTACCCGAATCAAGCAGATTACAATTTACCCCAGATTTGAATATCTGCCGCGTACTGAATGGAATGTGGCAAGTGTCAGGCGCACATGGAAGAATTGACTCAAAAGCTGCGATCCAAAATATGTTTGATTACATGGATGCAGGCTTTACCACTTGGGATTTAGCAGACCATTATGGCCCTGCTGAGGACTTTATTGGAGAGTTCCGACGGCAATTGGTAGCAAGTCGTGGTGAAGAAGCGCTGTCAAATTTGCAAGCTTTCACAAAATGGGTGCCAAGACCCACTAAAATGACGCGCAAGTTGGTAGAGGATAACATTAATATTTCCCTAAGAAGAATGGGAGTTGATTCTCTTGACTTGATGCAGTTTCATTGGTGGGATTACCGCGATAAAAACTACTTGGATGCGCTCAAGTATATGGCGGAACTCCAAGAGGAGGGAAAAATCAAGCATCTAGCTTTGACAAATTTTGATACAGAACGTCTGAAAATTATTACCGAAGCAGGTATCAAAATTGTGTCCAATCAGGTGCAATTTTCACTAATTGACCAGCGTCCCTTAGTGAACATGGTGCAATTTTGTCAAGAGAATAACATCAAGCTTTTTGCTTACGGGACACTCTGCGGCGGCTTGCTGTCAGAAAAGTATCTGGGACAACCAGAACCGCGAGCAGGAGAACTAAAGACTGCTAGCTTGCGAAAATACAAGAATATGGTGGATGCGTGGGGTGGTTGGAGTTTATTTCAAGAGTTACTTGCTGTCCTCAAAGAGATTGCCCACAAGCACGGGGTAAATATCTCGAATGTGGCGGTGCGTTATATTCTAGAGCAGCCAGCAGTCGCGGGTGCAATCGTCGGCGCACGGTTAGGGGTGTCGGAGCATATCGAAGACAATGCCAGGGTGTTTGATTTGATACTGGATGCAGAGGATGATCGGCGAATGAATGCGATCGCTCAACAATCGCGCGATCTCTACCAGGTCATCGGTGACTGCGGCGACGAGTACCGACGATAA
- a CDS encoding alpha/beta fold hydrolase: MTRKRLFSLIVALLLIALSWWGVAAARTGLVTRTFSDTFSDKGLPMLYVAPEGFEQGSEKIPGVLVAHGYAGSKQLMLGYAHVLAHAGYAVILWDFGGHGANPAPLERDTLQQDLNVAYAALLEQPEVDPSRLALLGHSMGSGAVMSAAIRNPDRFAATVAVSPTGAGVTPSIPRNLQLQAGSWEGGFVANAQRLLAAAGGENDNFAGGRARSLVIIPNAEHITILLRNISHQAARTWLDATFRIQSSSNYIDRRMAWYALHLLAWLLFLFAIAPAVADPATTPKPRVHPLQSLLGSLLAPFLASASLLLLSRMGEIDSLGGVLVGGAIGIWFFVAGVVWLGILLRLQRPTLRALGIGLGLFVLLWVGFGAMAQSVWLQWWLIPARLKLWPLLSLACLPWFLASGVAQQDAGVLSRAAWWLWQSVLLVGGFILAVYLVPKLGFIYLLLPLFPLAMGIFSFAGSQLNNVWSYALGSALFFGWAIAAAFPLAS, translated from the coding sequence ATGACTCGCAAGCGCTTATTTTCGCTAATTGTGGCGCTGTTGCTGATTGCACTTTCCTGGTGGGGGGTGGCGGCGGCGCGGACTGGATTGGTGACGCGAACATTTTCAGATACATTCTCAGATAAAGGGTTGCCGATGCTGTACGTCGCACCAGAGGGTTTTGAACAGGGTTCTGAGAAGATACCTGGTGTGCTGGTAGCACACGGCTATGCGGGTTCTAAGCAGTTAATGCTGGGTTACGCGCACGTTTTGGCGCACGCGGGGTATGCGGTGATATTGTGGGATTTCGGCGGACATGGTGCGAATCCAGCACCCCTAGAGCGCGATACACTTCAACAAGACCTGAATGTGGCTTATGCAGCCCTGTTGGAGCAACCAGAGGTCGATCCCAGCCGCTTGGCACTGCTGGGGCACTCAATGGGTAGTGGGGCGGTGATGTCGGCGGCTATCCGCAATCCAGACCGCTTTGCGGCAACGGTTGCCGTCTCGCCGACGGGTGCGGGAGTCACGCCTTCTATCCCGCGCAATCTTCAGCTACAAGCCGGGAGTTGGGAAGGTGGATTTGTGGCGAATGCCCAGCGCTTGCTGGCGGCGGCGGGAGGAGAAAACGATAACTTTGCTGGGGGAAGGGCGCGATCGCTCGTTATCATCCCGAACGCCGAACACATCACTATTCTCCTCCGCAATATCAGCCACCAAGCTGCCCGAACGTGGCTCGATGCTACCTTCAGAATTCAGAGTAGCAGTAACTATATTGACCGTCGGATGGCTTGGTATGCCTTGCATTTGTTGGCGTGGCTGTTGTTCCTTTTCGCCATTGCCCCTGCTGTTGCTGACCCGGCGACTACACCCAAGCCAAGGGTGCATCCGCTACAAAGCTTGCTAGGTTCGCTGTTAGCTCCATTCCTTGCCAGCGCTTCACTCCTATTACTGAGCCGGATGGGGGAAATTGACAGCTTGGGCGGCGTCCTTGTCGGCGGTGCAATCGGAATTTGGTTCTTTGTGGCAGGCGTCGTCTGGTTGGGGATTCTCTTGCGCCTACAACGTCCTACACTCAGGGCGCTAGGGATAGGCTTAGGGCTGTTTGTACTGCTTTGGGTGGGTTTTGGGGCAATGGCACAGTCGGTGTGGCTGCAATGGTGGCTAATTCCGGCACGTCTGAAGCTTTGGCCTTTGCTGTCGTTGGCTTGCCTTCCCTGGTTTCTAGCGTCGGGAGTGGCACAACAGGATGCCGGGGTACTCTCGCGGGCAGCGTGGTGGTTGTGGCAAAGCGTGCTGCTAGTAGGCGGCTTTATTTTGGCGGTGTACTTGGTTCCGAAACTTGGTTTTATTTACCTGTTGCTGCCGCTATTTCCGCTAGCGATGGGGATTTTCTCCTTTGCTGGCAGCCAGCTTAATAATGTGTGGAGTTACGCACTGGGGAGTGCCTTGTTTTTTGGTTGGGCGATCGCTGCTGCTTTCCCGCTCGCTAGTTAG
- a CDS encoding leucine-rich repeat domain-containing protein, whose amino-acid sequence MSEPQQQQSPIFNSFADWCLHKDSLSEAARHTVEVLLEEADTWDCYEADLILSYCTELDLSSNEITDLNPLSGLTNLTQLYLHNNWITDLSPLSGLTNLTQLSLGEEINDLSPLSRLTNLTQLNLYFNKITDLSPLSGLTNLTQLDLGSNQINDLSPLTGLTNLTQLDLHNNSITDLSLLSGLTNLTQLNLYYNKITELSPLSGLTNLTQLDLGSNKITELSPLSGLINLTQLHLNNNQITELSPLSGLTNITHLHLYNNQITELSPLSGLTNLTHLKLGGNQITKLSPLSGLTNLTQLGLGGNQITELNPLSGLINLTQLYLRGNPVFNRSLLRSLQEKWRTFSTKPIDFQKAKKAIKSVYARIGREEPEVLFYRSPQAGCTQLFNLLKLDNTPEEQRFEKLKSLLVWGESLSKQLQWFLEGLPCQALWNHIRNEIAPEQIELELTAGDEEGWWELDELINHSLELIGADFSSFDAEDIYPVTPTEIFKQIYATEFYVSSLGVTLDQKTQEAFDCLNQLFEHCGLIFPFEKVCVVCDRPTKLSLDSQDRLHAEGEPAIQFADGWHTGYYYHGVKLPEKYGKLHPHQWQAQWILEEDNAELRRVLIQGIGYARICQELQITELDSWQEYTLLKLDADIDGFQPDDFDDDDAPQKEPIHLLKMTCPSTRFIHAMRVPPDITSARAAIRWINWDIDPEEFSVQT is encoded by the coding sequence ATGTCTGAGCCACAGCAACAACAAAGCCCAATTTTTAACAGCTTTGCTGACTGGTGTTTGCACAAAGATAGCCTCTCAGAAGCAGCAAGACACACAGTTGAGGTGCTGTTAGAGGAAGCTGACACTTGGGACTGCTATGAAGCGGATCTGATACTTTCATACTGCACAGAGCTGGATCTCAGCAGTAATGAAATTACCGACTTGAATCCGCTTTCTGGGTTAACCAACCTCACCCAACTGTATCTACATAACAATTGGATTACCGACTTGAGTCCGCTTTCTGGGTTAACCAACCTTACCCAACTGTCTCTTGGTGAAGAGATTAATGACTTGAGTCCGCTTTCTAGGTTAACCAACCTCACCCAACTGAATCTCTATTTCAATAAAATTACCGATTTGAGTCCACTTTCTGGGTTAACCAACCTCACCCAACTGGATCTCGGTAGTAATCAAATTAACGACTTGAGTCCTCTTACTGGGTTAACCAACCTCACCCAACTGGATCTACATAACAATTCGATTACCGACTTGAGTCTGCTTTCTGGGTTAACCAACCTCACCCAACTGAATCTCTATTACAATAAAATTACCGAATTGAGTCCGCTTTCTGGGTTAACCAACCTCACCCAACTGGATCTCGGTAGTAATAAAATTACCGAATTGAGTCCACTTTCTGGGTTAATAAACCTCACCCAACTGCATCTAAATAACAATCAAATTACCGAATTGAGTCCGCTTTCTGGGTTAACCAACATCACCCATCTGCATCTCTACAACAATCAAATTACCGAATTGAGTCCGCTTTCTGGGTTAACCAACCTCACCCATCTGAAACTCGGTGGTAATCAAATTACCAAATTGAGTCCGCTTTCTGGGTTAACCAACCTCACCCAACTGGGGCTTGGTGGTAATCAAATTACCGAATTGAATCCGCTTTCTGGGTTAATCAACCTCACCCAACTGTATCTCCGAGGTAATCCAGTTTTTAATCGAAGTTTGTTGCGATCGCTTCAAGAGAAATGGCGCACTTTCTCAACGAAGCCGATCGATTTTCAAAAAGCCAAAAAAGCTATCAAATCTGTCTATGCAAGGATTGGCAGAGAAGAACCAGAAGTTCTTTTTTACCGTAGTCCACAGGCAGGATGTACTCAACTATTCAACTTGCTCAAACTAGACAATACACCGGAAGAACAAAGATTTGAGAAGCTGAAATCCCTGCTTGTGTGGGGAGAGTCACTATCAAAGCAGCTCCAATGGTTTTTGGAAGGACTTCCGTGTCAAGCGTTGTGGAATCATATCCGGAATGAAATAGCGCCAGAGCAGATAGAACTAGAGCTGACAGCAGGAGACGAAGAAGGATGGTGGGAGCTGGATGAATTAATTAATCATTCTCTAGAACTCATCGGAGCTGATTTCAGCTCTTTTGATGCAGAGGATATTTATCCAGTCACTCCCACAGAGATTTTTAAGCAAATCTACGCAACTGAATTTTATGTTTCTTCGTTAGGTGTCACTCTCGACCAAAAGACACAGGAAGCATTTGACTGTCTGAACCAGCTTTTCGAGCATTGTGGTTTGATTTTCCCGTTTGAGAAGGTTTGTGTAGTATGCGATCGCCCTACTAAGCTTTCTCTTGACAGCCAAGATCGCCTCCACGCCGAAGGTGAACCCGCGATTCAGTTTGCTGATGGATGGCATACGGGATATTATTATCACGGTGTGAAGTTGCCTGAAAAATATGGCAAATTGCATCCCCATCAATGGCAGGCGCAATGGATTTTAGAAGAAGACAACGCCGAACTGAGGCGAGTATTAATTCAGGGGATTGGCTATGCACGAATTTGTCAAGAATTACAAATAACTGAATTAGATTCCTGGCAAGAATACACCTTGCTAAAACTTGATGCTGATATTGATGGTTTCCAGCCTGACGATTTTGATGATGATGATGCTCCTCAAAAAGAGCCAATTCACTTGCTAAAAATGACCTGTCCTAGCACAAGGTTTATTCATGCTATGCGAGTTCCACCGGATATTACATCGGCTCGTGCAGCGATTCGCTGGATTAATTGGGACATCGATCCAGAAGAATTTTCTGTGCAAACTTGA